In Deinococcus sp. HSC-46F16, the following are encoded in one genomic region:
- a CDS encoding Ig domain-containing protein, with protein sequence MRQVTSACVLLLGTLVLGACGDTLPTGSGATGLRDALNFTTNSLPVAYAGERYEAPVTVSGGAGPYTVRLASGTLPPGVTLSGLRLSGTPTKTGAYTFTLETADANLSSKVREYTLNVNELPALALKPQLPNGELRGETRIPLNITAPRTVRAARVTWELPEGVTVTRVQPADAAGVLFWKVTGRTLTVDLGFKSVPANGTRVALVGMKPEKVVKLDTTRFAFEARDGAGKLLAEQKLPAPPAPAPTATPAPATSGTGTTAPVSSTTTPPAATPVTTTPSPTTPAAPSAPNPTPPTTPGSGGGQ encoded by the coding sequence ATGCGACAAGTCACCTCCGCGTGCGTGCTGCTGCTCGGCACCCTGGTGCTGGGGGCGTGCGGCGACACGCTGCCGACCGGGTCGGGCGCGACGGGCCTGCGCGACGCCCTGAACTTCACGACGAACAGCCTGCCGGTGGCCTACGCGGGCGAGCGCTACGAGGCCCCGGTCACGGTTTCGGGCGGCGCGGGGCCGTACACGGTGCGCCTCGCCTCGGGCACGCTGCCCCCCGGCGTGACCCTCAGCGGCCTGCGGCTGTCGGGCACGCCCACCAAGACGGGCGCGTACACCTTCACGCTGGAAACGGCCGACGCCAACCTCAGCTCCAAGGTGCGCGAGTACACCCTCAACGTGAACGAGCTGCCCGCGCTGGCCCTCAAGCCCCAGCTTCCGAACGGCGAGCTGCGCGGCGAGACCCGCATCCCCCTGAACATCACCGCCCCACGCACCGTCCGCGCCGCCCGCGTGACCTGGGAATTGCCGGAGGGCGTGACGGTGACGCGCGTGCAGCCCGCCGACGCTGCCGGGGTCCTGTTCTGGAAGGTCACGGGCCGCACCCTGACGGTCGATCTGGGCTTCAAGAGCGTGCCCGCGAACGGCACCCGCGTCGCCCTGGTGGGCATGAAGCCGGAAAAGGTCGTCAAGCTGGACACCACGCGCTTCGCGTTCGAGGCGCGGGACGGGGCCGGGAAGCTGCTGGCCGAGCAGAAGCTACCCGCCCCGCCTGCCCCCGCGCCGACGGCGACTCCGGCCCCGGCGACGAGTGGCACGGGCACCACGGCCCCGGTGTCGTCCACGACCACGCCGCCCGCCGCGACCCCGGTGACGACCACGCCGAGCCCCACTACGCCTGCCGCGCCGTCCGCTCCCAATCCCACCCCCCCCACCACACCGGGCAGCGGGGGCGGACAGTGA
- a CDS encoding insulinase family protein, which produces MTVTTRTALPAPGDRLGRYTVERVESLPEMQGTLVLLRHELGARHAHVAREDDNLAFGVTFPTVPKDSTGVAHILEHVVLMGSQQYPVADPFFAMLPRSLNTFMNAMTASDWTTYPFSTRNEQDYFNLLGVYLDATFFPLMRYESFRQDGHRFEFETPDDPTTPLKLQGVVYNEMKGAMASPGAVMYRSLGAALYPDLTYANNSGGAPEHIPGLTYEDLRAFHAAHYHPSNAFFYTYGTLDLTRVLEEIESHVMSKFSPQTLDVSIPDQPGFDAPRRMEVTYPGTDVERGGQVLVAWKLGHTTDPDHNLRWSVLGDVLLGNPAAPLTRPLIESGLGSALADLTGYRDSFREGAFAAGLKGLSAGKADEVEALVLDTLRQIAGEGIDPALIESSLHQFEIGQREVSNSGFPYALQVMFRLLGPWLYGGDPVTGLRLEAELERLRADLAAGRVFEPMIEQELLDNPHRVTLVLRPDPELMARTEQSERELVERLSADFTDEDHARIVAESLRLKELQEQPSDPSVLPTLTLNDVPATVLRVPYDTETVRRALVGRVPQPTGGLVYLDVQVRLPEVPEDLLGTLPLYAYAVTRSGAAGQDYLALARRIEAVTGGVSASVGVGGQPGDLDALRLSLTFGGKALSRNGAALVEVLRDLIAAPEFTRERLDQLLKQRLAGLKASVVNAGSAYAERLASAGVSPAARIEEEFSGLTALAALTRIVEGGEAEVDALLSRFSRIRDLILQGEGLLCLTATPEDAALDLGPITGTFGEGETVGRPRPGTLAGGPQARLTDSPVAFNAVAWQTVPYTHPDSPALLVLSRLLRSEYLLPELREKGGAYGGSAAFDARAGVFTMSSYRDPHVARTYEVFRDVPTFLAGDLGERELTEAILGASKTLDPLTSPDTAGRLRFFGDQAGYTPEVQEAYKARLLAVTLDDLRRVTAEWLTPQRAGYALVAGKDPNAETEALGLHFEVQSV; this is translated from the coding sequence ATGACCGTCACAACCCGCACCGCCCTGCCCGCCCCCGGCGACCGTCTGGGCCGCTACACCGTCGAGCGCGTGGAAAGCCTGCCGGAGATGCAGGGCACGCTCGTGCTGCTGCGCCACGAGCTCGGCGCCCGGCACGCCCACGTCGCCCGCGAGGACGACAACCTCGCCTTCGGGGTGACCTTCCCGACGGTGCCCAAGGACTCCACGGGGGTGGCGCACATCCTCGAACACGTCGTGCTGATGGGCAGCCAGCAGTACCCGGTGGCCGATCCCTTCTTCGCCATGCTGCCCCGGTCGCTGAACACCTTCATGAATGCGATGACCGCGAGCGACTGGACGACCTATCCCTTCTCCACCCGCAACGAGCAGGACTATTTCAACCTGCTGGGCGTGTACCTCGACGCGACCTTCTTCCCCCTGATGCGCTACGAGAGCTTCCGGCAAGACGGGCACCGCTTCGAGTTCGAGACGCCGGACGACCCCACGACCCCCCTCAAGCTTCAGGGCGTCGTCTACAACGAGATGAAGGGCGCGATGGCCTCGCCCGGCGCGGTGATGTACCGCTCGCTGGGCGCGGCGCTGTACCCCGACCTCACCTACGCCAACAACTCCGGCGGGGCGCCCGAACACATCCCCGGCCTCACCTACGAGGACCTGCGGGCCTTCCACGCCGCGCACTACCATCCTAGCAACGCCTTTTTCTACACCTACGGCACCCTCGACCTGACCCGCGTGCTGGAGGAAATCGAATCGCACGTGATGTCCAAGTTCAGTCCCCAGACGCTGGACGTGAGCATTCCCGACCAGCCGGGTTTTGACGCCCCGCGCCGCATGGAGGTCACTTACCCCGGCACCGACGTGGAGCGCGGCGGGCAGGTGCTCGTCGCCTGGAAGCTGGGCCACACCACCGACCCCGACCACAACCTGCGCTGGAGCGTGCTGGGCGACGTGCTGCTGGGCAACCCCGCCGCGCCGCTGACCCGGCCCCTGATCGAGTCGGGGCTGGGCAGTGCGTTGGCTGACCTGACCGGCTACCGCGACTCCTTCCGCGAGGGGGCCTTTGCCGCCGGGCTCAAGGGCCTGAGCGCGGGCAAGGCCGACGAGGTCGAGGCGCTGGTGCTGGACACCCTGCGCCAGATCGCCGGGGAGGGCATTGACCCCGCCCTGATCGAGAGCAGCCTGCACCAGTTCGAGATTGGGCAGCGCGAGGTGTCCAACAGCGGCTTCCCCTACGCCCTGCAAGTCATGTTCCGCCTGCTGGGGCCGTGGCTCTACGGCGGCGACCCGGTGACCGGGCTGCGGCTGGAGGCTGAACTGGAGCGGCTGCGGGCCGACCTCGCTGCCGGGCGGGTGTTCGAGCCGATGATCGAGCAGGAGTTGCTGGACAACCCCCACCGCGTGACCCTGGTCCTGCGCCCCGACCCCGAGCTGATGGCCCGCACCGAGCAGAGCGAGCGCGAACTCGTGGAGCGCCTGAGCGCCGACTTCACCGACGAGGACCATGCCCGCATCGTCGCGGAGAGCCTGCGCCTCAAGGAGCTTCAGGAGCAGCCCAGCGACCCCAGCGTGCTGCCCACCCTCACCCTGAACGATGTCCCCGCGACCGTGCTGCGCGTCCCCTACGACACCGAGACCGTGCGCCGGGCGCTGGTCGGCCGGGTGCCGCAGCCCACGGGTGGGCTGGTGTATCTGGACGTGCAAGTGCGGCTGCCGGAGGTGCCCGAAGACCTCCTGGGCACCCTCCCCCTCTACGCCTACGCGGTCACCCGCAGCGGGGCCGCCGGGCAGGATTACCTCGCCCTGGCCCGCCGCATCGAGGCGGTGACCGGCGGCGTGAGCGCCAGCGTGGGCGTGGGAGGTCAGCCGGGCGATCTCGACGCCTTGCGCCTCTCGCTGACCTTCGGCGGCAAGGCCCTCTCGCGCAACGGGGCGGCGCTGGTGGAGGTGCTGCGGGACCTGATCGCGGCGCCGGAATTCACCCGCGAGCGGCTGGACCAACTGCTCAAGCAGCGGCTGGCGGGCCTGAAGGCCAGCGTCGTGAACGCGGGCAGCGCCTACGCCGAGCGCCTCGCCTCGGCTGGGGTCAGCCCCGCCGCCCGCATCGAGGAGGAGTTCAGCGGCCTGACCGCCTTGGCCGCCCTCACCCGCATCGTGGAGGGCGGCGAGGCCGAGGTGGACGCGCTGCTCTCGCGCTTCAGCCGCATCCGTGACCTGATCCTCCAGGGCGAGGGGTTGCTGTGCCTGACCGCCACCCCGGAGGATGCCGCCCTCGACCTCGGCCCCATCACGGGCACCTTCGGGGAAGGGGAGACCGTGGGGCGCCCCCGGCCCGGCACCCTCGCGGGCGGCCCGCAGGCGCGGCTCACCGACTCGCCCGTCGCCTTCAATGCGGTCGCGTGGCAGACGGTGCCCTACACCCACCCCGACAGCCCCGCGCTGCTGGTGCTCTCGCGCCTGCTGCGGAGCGAATACCTGCTTCCCGAACTGCGTGAGAAGGGCGGCGCGTACGGCGGCAGCGCGGCCTTTGACGCGAGGGCTGGGGTCTTCACCATGAGCAGTTACCGCGACCCCCACGTCGCCCGCACCTACGAGGTCTTCCGCGACGTGCCCACGTTCCTGGCGGGCGACCTCGGCGAGCGCGAACTGACCGAGGCCATCCTGGGGGCCAGCAAGACCCTGGATCCCCTCACCAGCCCCGACACCGCCGGGCGCCTGCGCTTCTTCGGCGATCAGGCGGGCTACACCCCCGAGGTGCAGGAGGCGTACAAGGCCCGCCTGCTGGCCGTCACCCTGGACGACCTGCGCCGGGTGACCGCCGAGTGGCTGACCCCCCAGCGGGCCGGATATGCCCTCGTCGCGGGCAAGGACCCCAACGCGGAGACGGAGGCGCTGGGGCTGCACTTCGAGGTGCAGAGCGTCTAA
- a CDS encoding 23S rRNA (pseudouridine(1915)-N(3))-methyltransferase RlmH: protein MRLHLITVGDPKLAYAKAGWDEYAGRLGRYHKLRVTRVTGKTQAAESGAIARAAGKAPLVLLDPRGRQFSSEGLAAFLEAEAVGGTGELAFAVGGPDGHTDALRAGARRLWSLGDLTLPHDLAMIVLVEALYRASTITAGEPYHRG, encoded by the coding sequence ATGCGCCTGCACCTCATCACCGTCGGGGACCCCAAGCTCGCCTACGCGAAGGCGGGCTGGGACGAGTACGCGGGGCGGCTGGGGCGCTACCACAAGCTGCGCGTCACGCGGGTGACGGGCAAGACCCAGGCCGCCGAGAGTGGGGCGATCGCGCGGGCGGCGGGCAAGGCGCCGCTGGTGCTGCTGGACCCGCGCGGGCGGCAGTTCAGCAGCGAGGGGCTGGCCGCCTTTCTGGAGGCCGAGGCCGTGGGCGGCACGGGCGAACTCGCCTTCGCGGTGGGCGGGCCGGACGGGCATACCGACGCGCTGCGGGCCGGGGCACGGCGGCTGTGGAGCCTGGGCGACCTGACCCTGCCCCACGACCTCGCCATGATCGTGCTGGTGGAGGCGCTGTACCGGGCCTCCACGATCACGGCGGGGGAACCGTACCACCGGGGGTAA
- the rsmI gene encoding 16S rRNA (cytidine(1402)-2'-O)-methyltransferase — MTPADETGAAASGPPHVWLVPTPVGNLGDLTFRAVEVLRGADAVACEDTRRTGALLTHLGISRPLVRLDAHTMHRAPAVLEAHPRLAYVSDAGTPGISDPGSELVRAAVEVGIPVEVLPGPTAFVPALVLSGLPTARFTYEGFLPRSGRERKERLAAIAARPETTVLYESPHRLADTLADLAAACGPEREASVTRELSKRFEETARGTLADLTAHFGEGVRGEIVVVVAGRPQGTLLPGEEAPDPEAQARAWAAEGRPAREIRELLVAAGLRKNDAYALALRVTSP; from the coding sequence TTGACTCCGGCCGACGAGACGGGGGCGGCCGCCTCTGGTCCCCCCCACGTGTGGCTGGTCCCCACCCCGGTCGGCAACCTCGGGGACCTGACCTTCCGGGCGGTGGAGGTGCTGCGTGGTGCCGACGCCGTGGCCTGCGAGGACACCCGCCGCACCGGGGCGCTGCTGACCCACCTGGGCATCAGCCGCCCCCTCGTGCGCCTCGACGCCCACACCATGCACCGCGCCCCCGCCGTGCTGGAGGCACACCCCCGGCTCGCCTACGTCAGCGACGCGGGCACGCCGGGCATCAGCGATCCAGGCTCGGAACTCGTGCGGGCGGCGGTGGAGGTCGGGATTCCGGTGGAGGTCCTGCCTGGCCCGACGGCCTTCGTGCCCGCGCTCGTCCTCTCGGGCCTGCCCACCGCCCGCTTCACCTACGAGGGCTTCCTGCCCCGCTCAGGCCGCGAGCGCAAGGAGAGGCTGGCCGCCATCGCCGCCCGCCCCGAGACGACCGTGCTGTACGAGAGTCCGCACCGCCTGGCCGACACCCTCGCGGACCTCGCCGCCGCCTGCGGCCCGGAGCGGGAGGCCAGCGTGACCCGCGAACTCTCCAAGCGCTTCGAGGAGACGGCGCGGGGCACCCTCGCGGACCTCACCGCCCACTTCGGGGAAGGGGTGCGCGGTGAGATCGTGGTGGTGGTGGCCGGGCGGCCCCAGGGCACCCTCCTTCCCGGCGAGGAGGCCCCCGACCCCGAGGCGCAGGCCCGCGCGTGGGCTGCCGAGGGCCGCCCGGCCCGCGAAATCCGGGAATTGCTCGTCGCGGCGGGTTTGCGTAAGAATGACGCTTATGCGCTGGCCCTGCGGGTCACGTCGCCTTGA
- the pfkA gene encoding 6-phosphofructokinase: protein MSELPPADLPQPPDLPHAEPHPNPAAIKRLAVLTSGGDAPGMNAAIRAVVRTATHHGIEVVGVRRGFSGLHRGDLRMIGPRDVANTIQRGGTVLLTARSKTWRTPEGRASGAAHLREWGVDGLIVIGGDGSFHGGYYLQQEHGIPIVGIPGTIDNDLYGTDHTIGYFTAVETALGAVDKLRDTGASHERIFVIEVMGRHAGHIALEVAVAGGAEEVFIPEDPKPVDGVVQIVKDSVAKGKASSIIIVAEGYPGRAQGVASAIEAGTGLETRVSILGHIQRGGSPVSSDRVLASRLGEAAVYALMDGVAGVMVGRVNGEVIHTPLNETWERRKDVSRDLYRCAMTLSV from the coding sequence ATGTCCGAATTGCCGCCTGCCGATCTGCCCCAGCCCCCCGATCTCCCGCACGCCGAGCCGCATCCCAACCCGGCTGCAATCAAGCGTCTCGCCGTCCTGACGAGCGGCGGCGACGCCCCCGGCATGAATGCCGCCATCCGCGCTGTGGTCCGCACCGCCACCCACCACGGCATCGAGGTCGTAGGCGTGCGCCGGGGCTTTTCCGGCCTGCACCGGGGCGACCTGCGAATGATCGGCCCAAGGGACGTGGCGAACACCATCCAGCGCGGCGGCACCGTGCTGCTCACCGCCCGCAGCAAGACCTGGCGCACCCCAGAGGGCCGGGCGAGCGGGGCGGCCCACCTGCGCGAGTGGGGGGTGGACGGCCTGATCGTGATCGGCGGGGACGGCTCCTTTCACGGCGGATATTACCTACAACAGGAGCACGGCATTCCCATCGTCGGCATTCCCGGCACCATCGACAACGACCTGTACGGCACCGACCACACCATCGGGTACTTCACGGCGGTGGAAACGGCGCTCGGCGCGGTGGACAAGCTGCGCGACACCGGGGCCTCGCACGAGCGCATCTTCGTGATCGAGGTGATGGGCCGCCACGCCGGGCACATCGCCCTGGAGGTGGCGGTTGCGGGCGGCGCCGAGGAGGTTTTCATCCCTGAGGACCCCAAGCCCGTCGACGGCGTGGTCCAGATTGTCAAGGACAGCGTGGCGAAGGGCAAGGCCAGCTCCATCATCATCGTCGCGGAGGGCTATCCGGGCAGAGCGCAGGGGGTGGCGAGCGCGATCGAGGCCGGGACCGGCCTGGAAACGCGCGTGAGCATCCTAGGCCACATCCAGCGCGGCGGCTCGCCCGTCAGCAGCGACCGGGTCCTCGCCAGCCGTCTGGGGGAAGCCGCCGTCTACGCCCTGATGGACGGCGTGGCTGGGGTGATGGTGGGCCGGGTCAACGGCGAGGTCATCCACACGCCCCTGAACGAGACCTGGGAGCGGCGCAAGGACGTCAGCCGCGACCTGTACCGCTGCGCCATGACGCTGAGCGTGTAA
- the ftsZ gene encoding cell division protein FtsZ: MQAARIRVIGLGGAGNNAVNRMIESGLEGVEFVAGNTDAQVLAKSHAEVRIQLGDRLTRGLGAGADPEVGEKAALEDRERIKEYLDGTDMLFITAGMGGGTGTGSAPVVAEIAREMGILTVAIVTRPFKFEGPKRQRVAEEGIAKLTERVDGMIVVNNEKLLTAVDKKVSFREAFLIADRVLYYGVKGISDVINVEGMINLDFADVRNMLSNSGTVLMGIGAGRGEKVAEEAAMSAIHSPLLERGIEGARRILINVTGGYDLSMTDANEIVEKIREATGFEDPDILFGITPDEAAGDEVRVTVIATGFGEGTFPGTLSAGMGMGKPGGGRSSSLETFVRPVRGQGGGSYDPKDYDIPAFLRNVGRD; encoded by the coding sequence ATGCAAGCGGCGAGAATTCGCGTGATTGGCTTGGGCGGGGCGGGGAACAACGCCGTCAACCGCATGATCGAATCGGGACTCGAGGGTGTGGAGTTCGTGGCAGGCAACACCGACGCGCAGGTGCTGGCCAAGAGCCACGCCGAGGTCCGCATCCAGCTCGGGGACCGCCTGACGCGCGGCCTGGGCGCCGGGGCCGACCCCGAGGTCGGGGAGAAGGCGGCGCTGGAAGACCGCGAGCGCATCAAGGAGTACCTCGACGGCACCGACATGCTGTTTATCACCGCCGGGATGGGCGGCGGGACCGGCACCGGCTCGGCGCCCGTCGTGGCCGAGATCGCCCGCGAGATGGGCATCCTGACGGTCGCCATCGTGACCCGGCCCTTCAAGTTCGAGGGGCCGAAGCGCCAGCGCGTCGCCGAAGAGGGGATCGCCAAGCTCACCGAGCGCGTCGACGGCATGATCGTGGTGAACAACGAGAAGCTGCTCACGGCGGTGGACAAGAAGGTGAGCTTCCGCGAGGCCTTCCTGATCGCCGACCGGGTGTTGTACTACGGGGTCAAGGGCATCAGCGACGTGATCAACGTCGAGGGCATGATCAACCTCGACTTTGCGGACGTGCGAAACATGCTCTCGAACTCGGGCACGGTCCTGATGGGCATCGGCGCGGGGCGCGGCGAGAAGGTGGCCGAGGAAGCCGCCATGAGCGCGATCCACTCGCCGTTGCTCGAGCGCGGCATCGAGGGCGCCCGCCGCATCCTGATCAACGTGACGGGCGGCTACGACCTCTCCATGACCGATGCCAACGAGATCGTAGAGAAGATCCGCGAGGCGACCGGCTTCGAGGACCCCGACATCCTCTTCGGCATCACCCCCGACGAGGCGGCGGGCGACGAGGTGCGCGTCACCGTGATCGCCACCGGCTTCGGCGAGGGGACCTTCCCCGGCACGCTCTCGGCCGGGATGGGCATGGGCAAGCCGGGGGGCGGCCGCAGCTCCAGCCTGGAGACCTTCGTGCGCCCCGTGCGCGGTCAGGGCGGGGGTTCCTATGACCCCAAGGACTACGATATCCCCGCCTTCCTGCGGAACGTCGGGCGGGACTGA
- the ftsA gene encoding cell division protein FtsA, protein MKDNPIIVGLDIGTTKITTVIGEVGDDGSVDIIGEGSVPSEGMKRGAVVNLERATGAIRQSVQAAERVSGVRVASVFVSVAGNHVKAITSHGLAAIRRHQEISQSDVDRAIENARAVPLDPNLEIIHTLPQEYVVDGQEGIKSAVGMHGVRLEVDVHIVAGTAGPLLNLRRCVQEAGLKVEGFVLQALASGLATLEAAEQSQTVVVIDMGGGTTDVGVFKRGNLAHSACIPIGGDHVTADLAQILKLPHEEAENVKRRYGAAVPELADPDLTLEITTANGSTHAISAFELSRIIKPRLTEIFGMVRDEIDQALGPVELVAQGVVLTGGASSLRGIPELARDRFRLPVRVGRPRGIGGLTDIVSGPAHAGGVGLVLYGIGQDGKVPVSVFRPEEPAPPPPTPQPQPAAKGNPEPKKDPGTVTVAAPAPSQPAPKKERPKDGVSLKDRVRGFFKDWM, encoded by the coding sequence ATGAAGGACAACCCGATCATCGTGGGGCTGGACATCGGCACCACCAAAATCACCACCGTCATCGGCGAGGTCGGCGATGACGGTTCGGTCGACATCATCGGCGAAGGCAGCGTGCCCAGCGAGGGCATGAAGCGCGGCGCCGTCGTGAATCTGGAGCGGGCCACCGGGGCGATTCGGCAATCGGTGCAGGCCGCCGAGCGCGTCAGCGGGGTGCGGGTGGCCTCCGTGTTCGTGTCGGTCGCGGGCAACCACGTCAAGGCAATCACCAGCCACGGCCTCGCGGCGATTCGCCGTCACCAGGAAATCAGCCAATCCGACGTGGACCGCGCCATCGAGAACGCCCGCGCGGTGCCCCTCGACCCCAACCTAGAAATCATCCACACCCTGCCGCAGGAGTACGTGGTGGACGGGCAGGAAGGCATCAAGAGCGCGGTGGGCATGCACGGCGTGCGGCTGGAAGTCGACGTGCATATCGTCGCCGGGACGGCCGGGCCGCTGCTGAACCTGCGCCGCTGCGTGCAGGAGGCGGGGCTGAAGGTGGAAGGCTTCGTCCTCCAGGCCCTCGCCTCGGGCCTCGCCACGCTGGAGGCCGCCGAGCAGTCGCAGACGGTTGTGGTGATCGACATGGGGGGCGGCACCACCGACGTGGGCGTCTTCAAGCGCGGCAACCTCGCGCACTCGGCGTGCATTCCCATCGGCGGGGACCACGTGACGGCCGACCTCGCGCAGATTCTCAAGCTGCCGCACGAGGAAGCCGAGAACGTCAAGCGCCGCTATGGGGCGGCCGTGCCCGAACTCGCCGACCCTGACCTCACGCTGGAGATCACCACCGCGAACGGCTCGACCCACGCGATCAGCGCCTTTGAGCTGTCGCGCATCATCAAGCCGCGCCTGACCGAGATTTTCGGCATGGTCCGCGACGAGATCGACCAGGCGCTCGGCCCGGTGGAACTCGTGGCGCAGGGGGTCGTGCTGACGGGTGGAGCCAGCTCACTGCGCGGGATTCCCGAACTCGCCCGCGACCGCTTCCGCCTGCCCGTGCGGGTGGGGCGTCCGCGCGGCATCGGTGGCCTGACCGACATCGTGAGTGGCCCCGCGCACGCCGGGGGCGTCGGGCTGGTGCTGTACGGCATCGGGCAGGACGGCAAGGTGCCGGTGTCGGTCTTCCGCCCGGAGGAACCGGCCCCCCCGCCCCCCACGCCGCAGCCGCAGCCCGCCGCCAAGGGCAACCCCGAACCCAAAAAGGACCCCGGTACCGTCACGGTAGCAGCCCCCGCGCCGAGCCAGCCTGCGCCCAAAAAGGAGCGGCCCAAGGACGGGGTCAGCCTCAAGGACCGGGTGCGCGGCTTTTTCAAGGACTGGATGTAG